One segment of Deinococcus multiflagellatus DNA contains the following:
- a CDS encoding S8 family peptidase — MNRFLPLLGVTAALLAGCATSTWTAPGAPQVARPTTVARVSVLPGDTPETLARALGGTVLSWPEADCAEACVALIGLEAPPVRGLQALGGRTVQQEANRDVFGGGGAVTAVMNGSMSMWAGGSMSMWAGGSMSMWAGGSYAMLPQNTALWQKIGLEQAQGMARNLGSGVTVAVIDSGIDLAHPAFAGALTPPSTWKDFYGGDARPQEEGVAGQGAYGHGTNVAGIVLQVAPRAKILPLRVLGPDGSGDVVMVAQAIDYAVAQGARVINLSLGSDQNSPTVQDAVRRATEAGVLVVSSAGNNDMDRLTSPASLAETKGTLGNHLLSVGSVDLRDLKSSFSNYSTNLELVAPGEAVSAPAPDGRVAAWSGTSMAAPMVTGGLALALGEPLKVSLSDLSRKMADSAFNVYANGANSAYKDRLGTKGRLDLPAFLTSVLRN, encoded by the coding sequence GTGAACCGTTTTCTTCCTCTGCTTGGCGTCACTGCCGCCCTGCTGGCGGGCTGCGCGACCTCGACCTGGACCGCGCCGGGGGCCCCCCAGGTGGCCCGGCCCACCACTGTGGCGCGGGTGTCGGTGCTTCCTGGGGACACCCCGGAGACGCTGGCACGCGCCCTGGGCGGCACCGTGCTGTCATGGCCAGAGGCCGACTGCGCCGAGGCCTGCGTGGCCCTCATTGGCTTAGAGGCGCCCCCGGTGCGCGGCCTGCAGGCCCTGGGTGGCCGCACGGTGCAGCAGGAAGCCAACCGCGACGTCTTTGGCGGCGGCGGGGCCGTGACAGCCGTCATGAACGGCTCCATGAGCATGTGGGCGGGCGGCTCCATGAGTATGTGGGCCGGGGGCTCCATGAGCATGTGGGCGGGCGGCAGCTACGCCATGCTGCCCCAGAACACCGCGCTGTGGCAGAAAATCGGGCTGGAACAGGCCCAGGGCATGGCCCGCAATCTGGGGTCGGGCGTCACGGTGGCCGTGATTGACAGCGGCATTGACCTGGCGCACCCGGCGTTTGCCGGCGCCCTGACACCGCCCTCAACCTGGAAGGATTTCTACGGCGGTGACGCGCGGCCCCAGGAAGAAGGCGTGGCGGGCCAGGGCGCCTACGGCCACGGCACCAACGTGGCGGGCATTGTGCTGCAGGTGGCCCCGCGCGCCAAAATCCTGCCGCTGCGGGTGCTGGGCCCCGACGGCTCGGGCGACGTGGTGATGGTCGCGCAGGCCATTGACTACGCCGTGGCCCAGGGGGCGCGCGTGATCAACCTGAGCCTGGGGAGCGACCAGAACTCGCCCACCGTGCAAGACGCCGTGCGCCGCGCCACCGAGGCGGGCGTGCTGGTGGTGTCCTCGGCGGGCAACAACGACATGGACCGCCTGACCTCGCCGGCCAGCCTCGCCGAGACCAAGGGCACGCTGGGCAACCACCTGCTCAGCGTGGGCAGCGTGGACCTGCGCGACCTGAAATCCAGCTTTTCCAACTACAGCACCAACCTGGAACTGGTGGCACCGGGCGAAGCCGTCTCGGCCCCCGCGCCCGATGGCCGCGTGGCGGCCTGGAGCGGCACGTCCATGGCGGCGCCCATGGTGACGGGCGGGCTGGCCCTGGCTCTGGGCGAACCCCTCAAGGTGTCCCTGTCAGACCTCAGCCGCAAGATGGCGGATTCGGCCTTCAACGTGTATGCCAATGGCGCCAACAGCGCCTACAAGGATCGCCTGGGCACCAAGGGCCGCCTGGACCTCCCGGCTTTCCTGACGAGCGTCCTGCGGAACTAG
- a CDS encoding YkoP family protein, translating into MNRAWGRVLALGAALGGLAWAAERAARWAGLGTVRRARSAQPGVGLLLQGGPDPQVTPPLLSALPAAGATATFLFDQAAARAHPALVQQAAREGHTVLPLVGRGPWTGPWALARQVRVARHDFAALLGTPPTLFAPGPGVSRVAAALAGRWSGLTPVVGQPGGAWGGPLRGRRPGALLQRSGTDPAAAVHLPPLLGNLQARGYEVRGLDGLRGVRPENWRDLPATALQGVDVLYDRLGGIHRIGGHVSSLFRVGAASYPLADVTVPHPQLPGGLTIRRGERLTEFHLDSARLVELAERPLAGRRIVTHSIRDLAAALQDDPACREHPAVFSISIFADVLALYGFTVLDLPPAHRRRLTWWSRTLRRAYGVSDPEKVHVPRLAVMAREELIRRHATHRGHPGVEG; encoded by the coding sequence GTGAACAGGGCGTGGGGGCGGGTGCTGGCGCTGGGGGCGGCCCTGGGCGGCCTCGCCTGGGCGGCTGAACGTGCGGCGCGCTGGGCCGGGCTGGGCACCGTGCGCCGGGCCCGCAGTGCCCAGCCAGGGGTGGGGCTGCTGCTGCAAGGTGGCCCGGACCCCCAGGTGACGCCCCCCCTGCTGAGCGCCTTGCCGGCGGCCGGCGCCACCGCCACCTTCCTCTTTGACCAGGCAGCCGCCCGCGCCCACCCGGCCCTGGTGCAGCAGGCCGCCCGCGAAGGGCACACGGTGTTGCCCCTGGTGGGACGGGGGCCGTGGACTGGTCCGTGGGCGCTGGCCCGGCAGGTGCGGGTGGCCCGGCATGACTTCGCGGCCCTGCTGGGCACGCCCCCCACCCTGTTCGCCCCCGGCCCCGGGGTGAGCCGGGTGGCCGCCGCCCTGGCTGGGCGCTGGAGCGGCCTGACGCCCGTGGTGGGCCAGCCGGGCGGCGCGTGGGGCGGGCCACTGCGCGGGCGGCGCCCCGGCGCGCTGCTGCAGCGGTCCGGCACCGATCCGGCGGCGGCTGTACACCTGCCCCCACTGCTGGGCAACCTGCAGGCGCGTGGTTACGAGGTCCGGGGCTTGGACGGGTTGCGGGGCGTGCGGCCTGAGAACTGGCGCGACCTGCCCGCCACCGCGCTGCAAGGGGTGGATGTGCTGTACGACCGCCTGGGGGGCATCCACCGCATTGGGGGCCACGTCAGCAGCCTCTTCCGGGTGGGCGCGGCGTCCTATCCGCTGGCCGACGTGACGGTGCCCCATCCCCAGTTGCCCGGGGGCCTCACCATCCGGCGCGGCGAGCGCCTCACCGAGTTTCACCTGGACAGCGCCCGCCTCGTCGAACTGGCCGAGCGGCCACTGGCGGGGCGGCGCATTGTGACGCACTCCATTCGGGACCTCGCCGCCGCCCTGCAGGATGACCCGGCCTGCCGCGAGCACCCGGCGGTGTTCAGCATCAGCATCTTTGCCGACGTGCTGGCGCTGTACGGCTTCACGGTCCTCGACCTGCCGCCCGCGCACCGCCGCCGCCTGACCTGGTGGTCGCGGACCCTGCGCCGCGCCTACGGGGTCTCTGATCCAGAGAAAGTCCACGTGCCGCGGCTGGCGGTCATGGCCCGCGAGGAGCTGATCCGCCGTCACGCCACCCATCGGGGGCATCCAGGGGTGGAAGGCTGA
- a CDS encoding carboxylesterase/lipase family protein codes for MATGRLQGLDLRVGTQAARTWLGVPYAAPACGPLRFAPPQPHPGWTGVRDARAYAPDVLQPLDPSVTLARPAEGSLALNIWAPPEGCGHPVLLWLHGGAFRAGSGRLYDGREYAARHGVVVVTVNSRLGPLGYANFGGLFGDERFTPNAGYQDQVAALRWVAANIAAFGGDPARITVGGQSAGAVAAALMLRDPQAAPWIAGAILQSGTLNQVSPWDNSLALAQAYADVLGVGPRTVDRLLTLPPGAFVRALHRLEQVRPRRLNSRPFLDGRVLPGGPEALLAAPAAPVPLLLGAAREDYSLFVKVPDRIFPRTDRALLTRVMVPHLAPGQVRAVLAQYPDTPDGLVALGTDLFFHVGNDALLGAHPPAAPVYRYRFDWGTRLFGLGATHGMDLLFLWPRPLGHASGLLRGGEAGRRTDLARQMQTAWAAFVHRGSPGPDWPAYSAPAPQVAALSLSGLTLSTAGEQARRALWQDTLVPMP; via the coding sequence ATGGCCACTGGCCGCCTTCAGGGCCTGGACCTCCGGGTGGGCACCCAGGCCGCCCGCACGTGGCTGGGCGTGCCCTACGCCGCGCCCGCCTGTGGCCCGCTGCGCTTTGCGCCGCCCCAGCCGCACCCCGGCTGGACGGGGGTGCGGGACGCGCGGGCCTACGCCCCGGACGTGCTGCAGCCCCTGGACCCCTCGGTCACACTGGCCCGGCCTGCCGAGGGCAGCCTGGCCCTGAACATCTGGGCGCCGCCCGAGGGCTGCGGCCACCCGGTGCTGCTGTGGCTGCATGGCGGGGCCTTTCGCGCGGGCAGCGGGCGCCTGTACGACGGGCGCGAGTACGCCGCCCGGCACGGCGTGGTGGTGGTCACGGTCAATTCGCGCCTGGGGCCGCTGGGCTACGCCAACTTTGGGGGTCTGTTCGGGGACGAGCGGTTCACCCCCAATGCGGGCTACCAGGATCAGGTGGCGGCCCTGCGCTGGGTGGCGGCCAACATCGCGGCCTTTGGCGGGGACCCGGCGCGCATCACGGTGGGGGGGCAATCGGCGGGGGCCGTGGCGGCGGCGCTGATGCTGCGCGATCCCCAGGCCGCCCCCTGGATCGCCGGGGCCATCCTGCAAAGCGGCACGCTGAATCAGGTGAGTCCCTGGGACAACAGCCTTGCGCTGGCGCAGGCGTATGCCGACGTGCTGGGCGTGGGCCCGCGCACCGTGGACCGGCTGCTCACCCTGCCGCCGGGCGCGTTCGTGCGGGCGCTGCACCGCCTGGAACAGGTGCGGCCCCGGCGCCTGAATTCCCGCCCCTTTCTGGACGGCCGGGTGCTGCCGGGCGGCCCAGAGGCCCTGCTGGCGGCCCCGGCGGCCCCTGTGCCGCTGCTGCTGGGCGCCGCCCGCGAGGACTATTCCCTGTTCGTAAAGGTGCCCGACCGCATCTTTCCGCGCACCGACCGCGCCCTGCTGACCCGGGTGATGGTGCCCCACCTGGCGCCGGGGCAGGTGCGCGCGGTGCTGGCCCAGTACCCGGACACCCCGGACGGCCTGGTGGCCCTGGGCACGGATCTGTTTTTCCATGTGGGCAACGACGCCCTGCTGGGAGCCCATCCGCCAGCGGCCCCGGTGTACCGCTACCGCTTCGACTGGGGCACCCGCCTGTTTGGGCTGGGGGCCACGCACGGCATGGACCTGCTGTTTCTGTGGCCGCGCCCGCTGGGCCACGCCTCGGGGCTGCTGCGTGGGGGCGAGGCCGGGCGCCGCACCGACCTGGCCCGCCAGATGCAGACCGCGTGGGCGGCGTTTGTGCATCGCGGTTCGCCGGGTCCAGACTGGCCGGCATACTCTGCCCCGGCGCCGCAGGTGGCCGCCCTGTCGCTCTCGGGGCTCACCCTTTCCACGGCAGGCGAACAGGCCCGGCGCGCCCTGTGGCAGGACACCCTGGTCCCCATGCCCTGA
- a CDS encoding HD domain-containing phosphohydrolase — MAAQTSDSAASRTPHPVEALLDTNPAGALALLEELDPGAAPAGQRLLWRGRALHATGDLPGALQSLQAAAETLDAQAHPSALAEALLLLGRIQLARGDLDGAHAALRRAHDLAAQGLPDQQATALNQLAAVSHHRGEAAQALKYLHQALEIRVQRGDVTGQVHCLTNIGTQESWLGQYKEALEHLNQAYGLARTLPDDPALVAPILNNLAQVHHMNGDHRLAYEVMGAAYQATAAGHNPQHKAISALNLGAFALEVSELEAARQHLDLALEHSRALGFRMGELNALDSLGILYERTGAAQAAQDAFGAALALALEIGLVQGQVEARLHLGRLHLRAGRLDEAEAHLAEAERLAVQAELPKEHGDAAEALMEVYEGRGDPARALAYAHTLRGLERQRFDSERERQTRQLAILFEVERAHQETRLYQMRTTLAQEAREAAERQVEERTAELARAQHEVVTRLAMAAEYRDDTTGDHTRRVGRAAARIAQALGWPPAQASMLGIAARLHDVGKIGIPDRILLKKGHLTPAEYRQMQQHTLIGGRILSGGQSALLRLAEEIARTHHERWDGSGYPLGLRGEAIPLTGRIVAVADVFDALTQSRPYKAAWTTQQALQEIQAQAGRQFDPTIVAAALQVLPDAAPGQDHALPLPEEDVAPILGVFEQLLAERTAGDPALYDVEPDAD; from the coding sequence GTGGCAGCCCAGACCTCCGATTCTGCGGCTTCCCGCACCCCGCACCCGGTCGAAGCGCTGCTGGACACCAACCCGGCCGGCGCCCTGGCGCTGCTCGAAGAGTTGGACCCCGGGGCCGCCCCTGCGGGGCAGCGGCTGCTGTGGCGCGGGCGGGCCCTGCACGCCACCGGGGATCTGCCCGGCGCCCTGCAGAGCCTGCAGGCGGCCGCCGAGACCCTGGACGCGCAGGCCCACCCCAGCGCGCTGGCCGAGGCCCTGCTGCTGCTGGGCCGCATTCAGCTGGCGCGGGGCGACCTGGACGGCGCCCACGCGGCGCTGCGGCGCGCGCACGATCTGGCGGCCCAGGGCCTGCCGGATCAGCAGGCCACGGCCCTGAACCAGCTGGCGGCCGTGAGCCACCACCGCGGCGAAGCGGCGCAGGCCCTCAAATACCTGCACCAGGCACTGGAAATCCGCGTGCAGCGCGGCGACGTGACCGGGCAGGTGCACTGCCTGACCAACATTGGCACCCAGGAAAGCTGGCTGGGCCAGTACAAAGAGGCGCTGGAGCACCTGAACCAGGCCTACGGGCTGGCGCGCACCCTGCCGGACGATCCGGCGCTGGTGGCGCCCATCCTGAACAATCTGGCGCAGGTGCACCACATGAACGGCGACCACCGGCTGGCCTACGAGGTCATGGGCGCGGCGTATCAGGCCACGGCGGCCGGCCACAACCCGCAGCACAAGGCCATCAGCGCGCTGAACCTGGGGGCGTTCGCGCTGGAGGTCAGCGAGCTGGAGGCCGCGCGGCAGCACCTGGACCTTGCGCTGGAGCACAGCCGCGCCCTGGGCTTTCGCATGGGCGAACTCAATGCCCTGGATTCCCTGGGCATCCTCTATGAGCGCACCGGCGCCGCCCAGGCGGCCCAGGACGCCTTTGGCGCCGCGCTGGCCCTGGCACTGGAAATCGGTCTGGTGCAGGGGCAGGTCGAAGCGCGCCTGCACCTGGGGCGCCTGCACCTGCGCGCCGGTCGCCTGGACGAGGCCGAGGCGCACCTGGCCGAAGCCGAGCGGCTGGCGGTGCAGGCCGAACTGCCCAAGGAGCACGGCGACGCCGCCGAGGCGCTGATGGAGGTGTACGAAGGGCGGGGCGACCCGGCGCGCGCCCTGGCCTACGCCCACACCCTGCGCGGCCTGGAACGCCAGCGCTTTGACAGTGAGCGCGAGCGGCAGACCCGGCAGCTGGCCATCCTGTTCGAGGTGGAGCGGGCCCACCAGGAAACGCGGCTGTACCAGATGCGCACCACCCTGGCCCAGGAGGCGCGCGAGGCGGCCGAGCGGCAGGTGGAAGAACGCACCGCCGAACTGGCCCGCGCCCAGCACGAGGTGGTCACGCGCCTGGCGATGGCCGCCGAGTACCGCGACGACACCACTGGCGACCACACCCGGCGCGTGGGCCGCGCCGCCGCCCGCATTGCCCAGGCGCTGGGCTGGCCCCCGGCCCAGGCCAGCATGCTGGGCATCGCCGCCCGCCTGCACGATGTGGGCAAGATTGGCATTCCGGACCGCATCCTGCTGAAAAAGGGGCACCTGACCCCGGCGGAATACCGCCAGATGCAGCAGCACACCCTGATTGGTGGGCGCATCCTGTCGGGGGGGCAGTCAGCGCTGCTGCGCCTGGCCGAGGAGATTGCGCGCACGCACCATGAACGCTGGGACGGCAGCGGCTATCCCCTGGGCCTGCGCGGCGAGGCCATTCCGCTGACCGGGCGCATTGTGGCGGTGGCCGATGTCTTTGACGCTCTGACGCAGTCGCGGCCCTACAAGGCGGCCTGGACCACCCAGCAGGCGCTGCAGGAGATTCAGGCGCAGGCCGGGCGACAATTTGATCCCACCATTGTCGCCGCGGCGCTGCAGGTGCTCCCCGACGCAGCCCCCGGCCAGGACCACGCCCTGCCACTGCCCGAAGAGGATGTGGCGCCTATTCTGGGGGTCTTTGAGCAGCTGCTGGCCGAACGCACAGCGGGTGATCCCGCCCTCTACGACGTGGAGCCCGACGCCGACTGA
- a CDS encoding DUF6745 domain-containing protein, translating into MIRFQSGGRTFRRPAAQTPDPAPAVPQARVPARPVTPAPVTLSPEDARARLRRGEGFAALVVTGPLNLSGSRWLRTLPDWLRCTALTVDDCPHLSTLPADLQADRVSARRCPELQDLEGRLSIREGLNLSGSGLRRIQADLHATRLILAGCRDLAAIGGAVSVAHLDVRRCAALTTLDAGLHVTQTIDVAGSGLRGLPGQLRAGLRWNGVPVDARVAFHPESLTGRDIMAVRNVQRRRVLLERIGIDRFLEDVGGLVLDRDRDAGGERRLIRVPFDDDEDLVAVLVQCPSTGGRYALRVPPHLRTCREAVAWTAGLAVHDYHPTQEA; encoded by the coding sequence ATGATCCGCTTTCAGAGCGGCGGGCGCACCTTCCGCCGCCCGGCCGCCCAGACCCCTGATCCCGCGCCGGCCGTGCCCCAGGCCCGGGTGCCTGCACGCCCCGTCACCCCCGCCCCGGTGACCCTCAGCCCCGAGGACGCGCGCGCCCGCCTGCGCCGGGGTGAAGGGTTCGCGGCGCTGGTGGTTACCGGGCCGCTGAACCTCTCGGGCAGCCGCTGGCTGCGCACCCTGCCGGACTGGCTGCGCTGCACGGCGCTGACGGTGGACGACTGCCCCCACCTCAGCACCCTGCCCGCCGATCTGCAGGCCGACCGCGTGAGTGCCCGCCGCTGCCCGGAGCTGCAGGACCTGGAAGGGCGACTGTCCATCCGCGAGGGCCTGAACCTCTCGGGCAGCGGCCTGCGGCGCATTCAGGCCGACCTGCACGCCACCCGGCTGATCCTGGCCGGCTGCCGCGACCTGGCGGCCATCGGCGGCGCGGTCAGCGTGGCGCATCTGGACGTGCGGCGCTGCGCCGCGCTGACCACGCTGGACGCTGGCCTGCACGTCACCCAGACCATTGACGTGGCGGGCAGCGGCCTGCGCGGCCTGCCCGGCCAGCTGCGCGCGGGCCTGCGCTGGAACGGAGTGCCCGTGGACGCCCGCGTGGCCTTTCACCCCGAGAGCCTGACAGGCCGCGACATCATGGCTGTGCGCAACGTGCAGCGGCGCCGGGTGCTGCTGGAGCGCATTGGCATTGACCGCTTTCTGGAGGACGTGGGCGGGCTGGTGCTGGACCGCGACCGCGACGCCGGGGGTGAACGCCGCCTGATCCGCGTGCCGTTTGACGACGACGAGGATCTGGTGGCGGTGCTGGTGCAGTGCCCTTCTACAGGCGGGCGCTACGCCCTGCGCGTGCCGCCCCACCTGCGCACCTGCCGCGAGGCGGTGGCCTGGACCGCAGGTCTGGCCGTGCACGACTACCATCCCACCCAGGAAGCCTGA
- the ilvD gene encoding dihydroxy-acid dehydratase gives MTDTARKHRLNWNSHHVTQGDERAPNRAMLRAVGFEDGDFEKPIIGVAHAQSNITPCNNGLGELADHITGAIREGGGMPQIYGTITVSDGISMGTEGMKCSLVSREVIADSIETASRGMSHDGLIVVGGCDKNMPGAMIGMARLNIPAIFVYGGTIKPGHYNGQDLTIVSVFEAVGAYGAGKISREEFTEIEKRACPGNGSCGGMYTANTMSSAFEAMGMSLPFSSTMSAVDAEKAVSSADSARALLRLIEQNIRPRDILTKEAFENAITVIMAVGGSTNAVLHLMAIAHACDVNLTLDDFERIRERTPVFCDLKPSGRYVATDLHVVGGIPRVMKMLLKAGLLHGDCLTVTGQTVAQNLADEPDAPDAGQDVILPFDQPVYTEGHLAILRGNLAPEGSVAKISGLKSIKITGPARVFDSEEQAMHAIMADQIRAGDVLVIRYEGPKGGPGMREMLSPTSAIIGKGLGDSVGLITDGRFSGGTFGLVVGHVAPEAYVGGPIALVQEGDTIELNAETRVLNLQVDPAELERRRAAWVAPEPRYTRGVLAKYAKLVSSAAVGAYTD, from the coding sequence ATGACGGACACCGCCCGCAAGCACCGACTGAACTGGAACAGCCACCACGTCACGCAGGGCGACGAACGGGCGCCCAACCGCGCCATGCTGCGCGCCGTGGGCTTTGAGGATGGGGATTTCGAGAAACCCATCATTGGCGTGGCGCACGCGCAGAGCAACATCACGCCGTGCAACAACGGGCTGGGCGAACTGGCCGATCACATCACCGGGGCCATCCGCGAGGGCGGCGGCATGCCGCAGATTTACGGCACCATCACGGTCTCTGACGGCATTTCGATGGGCACCGAGGGCATGAAGTGCAGCCTGGTGAGCCGCGAGGTGATCGCAGATTCTATCGAGACGGCCAGCCGGGGCATGTCACACGACGGCCTGATCGTGGTGGGCGGCTGCGACAAGAACATGCCCGGGGCCATGATCGGCATGGCGCGGCTGAATATTCCGGCCATTTTCGTGTACGGCGGCACCATCAAGCCGGGGCACTATAACGGGCAGGACCTCACGATTGTGAGCGTGTTCGAGGCGGTGGGGGCTTATGGGGCCGGCAAGATCAGCCGTGAGGAATTCACCGAGATCGAAAAGCGCGCCTGTCCGGGCAACGGCAGCTGCGGGGGCATGTACACCGCCAACACCATGAGCAGCGCCTTCGAGGCGATGGGCATGAGCCTGCCCTTTTCCAGCACCATGAGCGCCGTGGACGCCGAAAAGGCCGTCTCCAGCGCCGACAGCGCCCGCGCCCTGCTGCGCCTGATTGAACAGAACATCCGCCCGCGCGACATTCTGACCAAAGAGGCGTTCGAGAACGCCATCACCGTCATCATGGCCGTGGGCGGGTCCACCAACGCCGTGCTGCACCTGATGGCCATTGCCCACGCCTGCGACGTGAACCTGACCCTGGACGACTTTGAACGGATCCGGGAGCGGACCCCGGTGTTCTGCGACCTGAAGCCCAGTGGGCGCTATGTGGCCACCGACCTGCATGTGGTGGGCGGCATTCCCCGCGTCATGAAAATGCTGCTCAAGGCCGGGCTGCTGCACGGCGACTGCCTGACGGTCACGGGCCAGACGGTGGCCCAGAATCTGGCCGACGAGCCGGACGCTCCGGACGCGGGCCAGGACGTGATTCTGCCCTTTGATCAGCCGGTGTACACCGAGGGCCACCTCGCCATTCTGCGCGGCAACCTCGCGCCCGAAGGCAGCGTGGCGAAAATCAGCGGCCTGAAGAGCATCAAGATCACCGGGCCCGCGCGCGTGTTCGACTCTGAAGAACAGGCCATGCACGCGATCATGGCCGACCAGATCCGGGCCGGCGACGTGCTGGTGATCCGCTACGAGGGCCCCAAGGGCGGCCCCGGCATGCGCGAGATGCTCTCGCCCACCTCCGCGATCATTGGCAAGGGGCTGGGCGACAGCGTGGGCCTGATCACCGACGGGCGGTTCTCGGGCGGCACCTTTGGGCTGGTGGTGGGGCACGTGGCACCCGAAGCCTACGTGGGCGGCCCCATTGCGCTGGTCCAGGAAGGCGACACGATTGAGCTCAACGCCGAGACCCGGGTGCTAAACCTGCAGGTGGACCCGGCCGAACTGGAGCGGCGCCGCGCCGCCTGGGTGGCCCCGGAACCCCGCTACACGCGCGGCGTGCTGGCCAAATACGCCAAGCTGGTGAGCAGCGCGGCGGTGGGGGCGTACACCGACTGA
- a CDS encoding vWA domain-containing protein: MTPTLSAHASFGPSQLLAQHATPADLLVRFRLPGSGARRPVNLALAIDVSGSMAGSPLKHAIRAAQAVVDSLDAQDLLSVVLYDDSVTTLIAPTAVTDRAALKERIGSIRAGGLTNLSGGWLKAIEHVQAGASGERVSRVLVLTDGQANVGITRDDVLIKTAGQKAEAGVGTTTLGFGSSFNEDLLMGMARAAGGNFYFIQSADDARDVFSFELQTMKAVVAQNLTVTLAPAPGVTVADILSLHRPGPQPLTLDLGDVYEDEDKLLGLRLNLPERGAGLHELLTVTYSADTVQGGAIARLEGTLPVQATFGPLDASVTNDIEVTLDLARLQIARAKEEAVTLADQGQHAQGEALLRRVVAELTGAGLHEHFEIAEEIEQLEHYAGRIAAQTLVGDSRKELMDQAFQGRARTRADMTGRGVTVDTAVLALPVVAEPGSGVELQCVREGGKLRVRVGSAGYDQGLNVQFPRALRAEGARYVVDGLEPSADGSFYRVTGEIRRLLRAGESDPLQHLSVGGRGAPRAASRPGVTKAARTAADLDTTDSSAGGILVQCVKEGSKLRARVVQDGFEPDWNMRFPRSIREEGTLYVVDEVNTAPDGKSYIASGEIRRLVQPV; the protein is encoded by the coding sequence ATGACCCCCACCCTCAGCGCCCACGCCAGCTTTGGCCCCTCGCAACTGCTGGCGCAGCACGCCACCCCCGCCGATCTGCTGGTGCGCTTCCGCCTGCCCGGCAGCGGCGCCCGCCGCCCGGTGAACCTCGCCCTGGCCATTGATGTCAGCGGCAGCATGGCCGGCTCGCCCCTGAAACACGCCATCCGCGCCGCGCAGGCGGTGGTGGACAGCTTGGACGCGCAGGACCTGCTGAGCGTGGTGCTCTACGACGATTCGGTGACCACCCTGATTGCCCCCACGGCCGTCACGGACCGCGCGGCGCTGAAAGAGCGCATCGGCAGCATCCGCGCGGGCGGCCTCACCAACCTGTCGGGCGGCTGGCTCAAGGCCATTGAGCATGTGCAGGCCGGCGCCTCGGGGGAGCGGGTCAGTCGCGTGCTGGTGCTCACCGACGGGCAGGCGAACGTGGGCATCACCAGGGACGACGTGCTGATCAAGACCGCCGGGCAGAAGGCCGAGGCTGGCGTGGGCACCACCACGCTGGGCTTTGGGTCGTCCTTTAACGAGGACCTGCTGATGGGCATGGCGCGCGCGGCGGGCGGGAATTTCTATTTCATTCAGTCTGCCGACGACGCCCGGGACGTGTTCAGCTTTGAGCTGCAGACCATGAAGGCCGTGGTGGCCCAGAACCTCACCGTGACCCTCGCTCCGGCGCCCGGCGTGACGGTGGCGGACATCCTGAGCCTGCACCGCCCCGGCCCCCAGCCGCTGACCCTGGACCTGGGCGACGTGTACGAGGACGAGGACAAGCTGCTGGGCCTGCGCCTGAACCTCCCCGAACGGGGGGCCGGCCTCCACGAGCTGCTGACCGTGACCTACAGCGCCGACACCGTGCAAGGCGGCGCCATCGCCCGCCTGGAAGGCACCCTGCCGGTGCAGGCCACCTTTGGCCCGCTGGACGCCAGCGTGACCAACGACATTGAGGTGACGCTGGACCTTGCCCGCCTGCAGATTGCCCGCGCCAAGGAAGAAGCCGTGACCCTGGCCGACCAGGGGCAGCACGCCCAGGGCGAGGCGCTGCTGCGCCGCGTGGTGGCCGAGCTGACGGGCGCCGGCCTGCACGAGCACTTTGAGATTGCCGAGGAAATCGAGCAACTGGAGCACTACGCCGGGCGCATTGCCGCGCAGACCCTGGTGGGTGACAGCCGCAAGGAACTGATGGATCAGGCCTTCCAGGGCCGCGCCCGCACCCGCGCCGACATGACCGGCCGTGGGGTGACGGTGGACACCGCCGTGCTGGCGCTGCCAGTGGTGGCCGAGCCTGGAAGCGGCGTAGAACTGCAGTGCGTGCGCGAGGGCGGCAAGCTGCGGGTGCGGGTGGGCTCGGCGGGCTACGACCAGGGGCTGAACGTGCAGTTTCCCCGCGCCCTGCGCGCCGAGGGGGCCAGGTACGTGGTGGACGGCCTGGAGCCCAGCGCCGACGGGAGCTTCTACCGCGTGACCGGCGAGATTCGCCGCCTGCTGCGCGCCGGGGAAAGCGACCCGCTGCAGCACCTGAGCGTGGGGGGCCGGGGTGCGCCCCGCGCCGCCAGCCGCCCCGGCGTGACCAAGGCCGCGCGCACCGCCGCCGACCTGGACACCACCGACAGCAGCGCGGGCGGCATTCTGGTGCAGTGCGTCAAGGAAGGCAGCAAGCTGCGCGCCCGTGTGGTGCAGGACGGCTTTGAGCCCGACTGGAACATGCGCTTTCCCCGCTCCATCCGCGAGGAAGGCACCCTGTACGTGGTGGATGAAGTGAACACCGCCCCGGACGGCAAGAGCTACATCGCCAGCGGTGAAATCCGCCGCCTCGTGCAGCCGGTGTAA